In Lysobacter lycopersici, a genomic segment contains:
- the arfB gene encoding alternative ribosome rescue aminoacyl-tRNA hydrolase ArfB, which yields MLQVERIAIPDEELVERFVRASGPGGQNVNKVATAVELRFDIASSPSLPEPVRERLLAKRDRRVTADGVLVIAAQRFRTQERNREDARERLAHFIETGLHAPRPRVATRPTRASKERRLGEKRGRATIKRGRTGRDWD from the coding sequence ATGCTGCAGGTCGAACGCATCGCCATCCCCGACGAGGAACTGGTCGAACGCTTCGTGCGTGCGTCCGGGCCGGGCGGGCAGAACGTCAACAAGGTCGCGACCGCGGTGGAATTGCGCTTCGACATCGCCAGTTCGCCGTCGTTGCCTGAACCGGTGCGCGAACGCCTGCTGGCGAAGCGCGATCGGCGGGTGACCGCGGATGGCGTGCTGGTGATCGCCGCGCAGCGCTTCCGCACCCAGGAGCGCAACCGCGAGGACGCGCGCGAACGGCTGGCGCATTTCATCGAAACCGGCCTGCACGCGCCCAGGCCGCGGGTCGCGACCCGCCCGACCCGTGCCTCGAAGGAGCGGCGCTTGGGCGAGAAACGCGGACGTGCGACGATCAAGCGCGGACGCACGGGGCGGGACTGGGATTGA
- a CDS encoding 1-acyl-sn-glycerol-3-phosphate acyltransferase codes for MPRNRFAEWLGRAILRTGGWRMVGALPDIPRLVLIAAPHSSNWDGLWGFAAKLGMGVKLSILGKDSLLRIPVLGSLLRWQGVIPVDRSAPHGVVDQAAEAIRNAERMWYAIAPEGTRKWVDRWKPGFWHIASRAGVPVVPAYFDYANKVIGIGPPFAPGTDMHADIASIQRWYKPYRGRNHDVVQPAD; via the coding sequence ATGCCGCGCAACCGCTTCGCCGAGTGGCTGGGTCGCGCGATCCTGCGCACCGGCGGCTGGCGCATGGTCGGCGCCTTGCCGGACATCCCCAGGCTGGTGCTGATCGCGGCGCCGCATTCCTCGAATTGGGACGGGTTATGGGGCTTCGCCGCCAAGCTCGGCATGGGCGTGAAGCTGTCCATCCTCGGCAAGGACAGCCTGCTGCGGATCCCGGTGCTGGGCTCGCTGCTGCGCTGGCAGGGCGTGATCCCGGTGGATCGCAGCGCACCGCACGGCGTGGTGGACCAGGCGGCCGAAGCGATCCGCAACGCGGAGCGCATGTGGTACGCGATCGCCCCGGAAGGCACGCGCAAGTGGGTCGATCGCTGGAAGCCCGGGTTCTGGCACATCGCGAGCCGGGCCGGGGTGCCGGTGGTCCCGGCCTATTTCGACTACGCCAACAAGGTGATCGGCATCGGCCCACCGTTTGCGCCGGGCACCGACATGCACGCCGACATCGCCAGCATCCAGCGCTGGTACAAGCCCTACCGCGGCCGTAACCACGACGTGGTACAGCCGGCGGACTGA
- a CDS encoding DUF2059 domain-containing protein encodes MRRFVLALVLAMPLAPVFAQAADTASTAVPAPAPASDADIDRLLKAMDMQSMMDDMLKQTTTAQQVMVEEAFGKDASDADRERMHDILEKTNAITLRHMSWTALEPVMRKVYTQVFSKREVEAMIAFYSTPEGASMLKKMPQAMTLSMQEIQPIVRDTMAEVKAMIDAETSAPKSKRPRP; translated from the coding sequence ATGCGCCGTTTCGTCCTTGCCCTCGTCCTCGCCATGCCCCTTGCGCCCGTTTTCGCGCAGGCCGCCGATACCGCGTCGACGGCCGTACCCGCGCCTGCGCCGGCCTCCGATGCCGACATCGACCGCCTGCTCAAGGCGATGGACATGCAATCGATGATGGACGACATGCTGAAGCAGACGACGACCGCGCAGCAGGTGATGGTGGAGGAAGCCTTCGGCAAGGATGCTTCCGACGCGGATCGCGAACGCATGCACGACATCCTCGAAAAGACCAATGCAATCACGCTCAGGCACATGTCGTGGACGGCGCTGGAACCGGTGATGCGCAAGGTCTACACGCAGGTGTTCAGCAAGCGGGAAGTCGAGGCGATGATCGCGTTCTATTCGACGCCGGAGGGCGCCTCGATGCTGAAGAAGATGCCGCAGGCGATGACCCTGAGCATGCAGGAGATCCAGCCGATCGTCCGCGACACGATGGCCGAGGTCAAGGCGATGATCGACGCGGAAACCTCGGCGCCGAAATCGAAAAGGCCACGGCCGTAA
- the oleD gene encoding 2-alkyl-3-oxoalkanoate reductase, with protein sequence MKILVTGGGGFLGQALCRGLVERGHEVASFNRGHYPALDAIGVRQLRGDLADRDAVMAAFAQGFDAVFHNAAKAGAWGSYDSYYSANVVGTQHVIDASRAHGIAKLVYTSTPSVTHRATHPVEGGTADTVPYGEGFKAPYAATKAIAEKAVLAANDANLAVVALRPRLIWGPGDAQILPRLVERAKAGRLRIVGSGDNKVDCTYIDNAAQAHFDAFEHLAPGSACAGKAYFISNGEPWTMRDLLNALLRAAGAPEVHRHLPFGAAYAAGVVCEGLWHAIPLKGEPPMTRFLAEQLATSHWYSMEPARRDFGYAPKVSMAEGMERLRRSFCGNDRQSRL encoded by the coding sequence ATGAAGATTCTTGTGACCGGTGGCGGTGGATTCTTGGGCCAGGCCCTGTGCCGTGGCCTCGTCGAGCGTGGGCACGAGGTCGCGAGCTTCAATCGCGGGCATTACCCGGCCCTGGACGCCATCGGCGTCCGGCAACTCCGCGGCGATCTCGCCGACCGCGATGCGGTGATGGCGGCATTCGCGCAGGGATTCGACGCCGTTTTCCACAACGCCGCGAAAGCCGGGGCCTGGGGTTCGTACGACAGTTATTACTCCGCGAATGTCGTCGGCACGCAGCACGTGATCGATGCCAGTCGCGCGCACGGCATCGCGAAACTCGTCTACACCTCGACGCCAAGCGTCACCCACCGCGCCACGCATCCGGTCGAAGGCGGTACTGCGGACACCGTCCCCTATGGCGAAGGCTTCAAGGCGCCGTATGCCGCGACCAAGGCGATCGCGGAGAAAGCCGTGCTCGCCGCGAACGATGCGAACCTCGCCGTGGTCGCACTGCGCCCACGCCTGATCTGGGGCCCGGGCGATGCGCAGATTTTGCCGCGCCTGGTCGAACGCGCGAAGGCGGGGCGACTGCGCATCGTCGGCAGCGGCGACAACAAGGTCGACTGCACCTATATCGACAACGCCGCGCAAGCGCATTTCGACGCGTTCGAGCACCTCGCTCCCGGTTCGGCATGCGCGGGCAAGGCCTACTTCATTTCGAACGGCGAGCCGTGGACCATGCGCGATCTGTTGAACGCGTTGCTGCGCGCCGCCGGTGCGCCGGAAGTGCACAGGCACCTGCCGTTTGGCGCCGCCTATGCAGCCGGCGTCGTGTGCGAGGGCCTGTGGCATGCGATACCGCTCAAGGGCGAACCGCCGATGACCCGCTTCCTCGCCGAACAGCTGGCGACTTCGCACTGGTATTCGATGGAACCGGCCCGGCGCGACTTCGGCTACGCGCCGAAGGTGTCGATGGCCGAGGGCATGGAAAGGCTGCGCCGGTCGTTTTGCGGCAACGACAGGCAGTCGCGGCTATAA
- a CDS encoding ubiquinone biosynthesis accessory factor UbiJ, translating to MNAAPFNWKQPAGRALEAALNRVLALDPDAQSSLRALDGRRVALRIESPPLALEVRVDGDALRVGPVNGEREPDLGVRGTLAGLLGQLPMFRRDDAPPVGKLRIEGDAELARRLQTLAKNFDPDWHKPFADVFGDVIGVQVANAFATALKQARTFATNGAETLAEYVTEESRDVVPKAELDAFHDDVDALRDDVERLAARIARLPRAGNRA from the coding sequence ATGAACGCCGCTCCGTTCAACTGGAAGCAACCCGCCGGCCGCGCGCTGGAAGCCGCGCTCAACCGCGTGCTCGCGCTCGATCCGGACGCGCAGTCGTCCCTGCGCGCGCTTGACGGTCGCCGCGTCGCATTGCGCATCGAATCGCCGCCGCTGGCGCTGGAAGTGCGCGTGGACGGCGACGCATTGCGCGTCGGCCCGGTCAACGGCGAACGCGAACCCGACCTCGGCGTACGCGGCACGCTCGCCGGCCTGTTGGGCCAATTGCCGATGTTCCGTCGCGACGACGCGCCACCGGTGGGCAAGCTGCGGATCGAGGGCGATGCCGAACTCGCGCGGCGCCTGCAAACGCTGGCGAAGAATTTCGACCCGGACTGGCATAAACCTTTTGCCGATGTGTTCGGCGACGTCATCGGCGTGCAGGTCGCGAATGCCTTCGCGACCGCGCTGAAGCAGGCGCGCACATTCGCGACGAACGGCGCGGAAACGCTGGCCGAATACGTGACCGAGGAAAGCCGCGACGTGGTGCCGAAGGCGGAGCTCGACGCCTTCCACGACGATGTCGATGCGCTGCGCGATGATGTGGAGCGCCTGGCCGCGCGCATCGCGCGCCTGCCGCGTGCGGGGAATCGCGCATGA
- a CDS encoding pseudouridine synthase, whose translation MACGRCSRRGRGGNERVNIDEAPGALPVCLLEERFTVVCKPAGLMVHDSALARGETDFAADRLREQFGKPIFLVHRLDRATSGCLLLAFDREAASALGKALMARDVEKDYLAVCRGWPAEQRFTIDHPLDGGPGKPQKKPALTEFERLATCELDMPSAGFETSRYALLRARPLTGRFRQIRRHLKHISHHLIGDTSHGDGRHNRAFRMLGIQRMLLHAGRLAFAHPFTGERMEARAPVDAEFAKALALFAAPVA comes from the coding sequence GTGGCGTGTGGGCGCTGCTCGCGGCGTGGCCGCGGCGGCAATGAGCGCGTGAACATCGACGAAGCGCCCGGCGCCTTGCCGGTGTGCCTGCTCGAAGAACGCTTTACGGTGGTCTGCAAACCCGCGGGGCTGATGGTCCACGACAGCGCACTCGCGCGCGGCGAAACCGACTTCGCCGCCGATCGATTGCGCGAACAGTTCGGCAAGCCGATCTTCCTCGTGCATCGGCTCGACCGCGCGACCAGCGGATGCCTGCTGCTCGCCTTCGACCGCGAAGCCGCTTCCGCGCTCGGCAAGGCGCTGATGGCGCGTGATGTCGAGAAAGATTATCTGGCCGTGTGTCGCGGCTGGCCGGCGGAACAACGCTTCACCATCGACCACCCGCTCGACGGCGGCCCGGGAAAACCGCAGAAGAAGCCGGCGCTCACCGAGTTCGAGCGCCTCGCCACCTGCGAACTCGACATGCCTTCGGCGGGCTTCGAAACCTCGCGCTACGCGCTGCTGCGCGCGCGGCCGCTGACCGGGCGCTTCCGCCAGATCCGCCGCCACCTCAAGCACATTTCGCATCACCTGATCGGCGACACCAGCCACGGCGACGGCCGCCACAACCGCGCGTTCCGCATGCTCGGCATCCAGCGCATGCTGTTGCATGCCGGGCGCCTGGCGTTCGCGCACCCGTTCACGGGCGAACGCATGGAAGCGCGCGCACCGGTGGACGCGGAATTCGCGAAGGCGCTGGCGCTGTTCGCCGCGCCGGTTGCGTGA
- the ubiB gene encoding ubiquinone biosynthesis regulatory protein kinase UbiB, translated as MKPALRALRIGRVLLRYRLDDLANGTPAERWLRLARPFVPSAPKEIAALPRGARLRLALQELGPIFVKFGQILSTRRDLIPEDIAVELALLQDQVAPFDGDTARELVEAALGRPVSEAFASFDTAPLASASIAQVHAATMSDGREVVVKVLRPDIEKQIAADVSLLKWIAGIVDRTHPNADKIRPREVVAEVENTLAAELDLQREAANASVLRRNWLGSPDLFVPEPIWSHTAQRAMTMERVRGIPSDDIVALDAAGIDRKALAAKGVRVFYQQVFRDNFFHADAHAGNIWVDPDPTRKSDPRFIALDFGIVGQLSSEDQYYLAENFMAIFQRDYRRIAELHVQAGWMPSHIRIDELEAAARAVCEPYFTRPLSEISLAEVLVKLFRTAQRYELTLQPQLILLQKTLLNIEGVGRQLDPDIDIWAVAKPVLEKILVERYSPQRLLGEFRKRLPEMVTHAPDMPQLLHAWLQQQVEGKHELAMRSRDVREIAQQIAGMQRRIVAAILGVGLLIIAAVLYALEAGGPHWLGVPVSTWIAGLGGVWALLAAWPRRQ; from the coding sequence ATGAAGCCCGCGCTGCGCGCGCTGCGCATCGGCCGGGTGCTGTTGCGCTATCGGCTCGACGACCTGGCCAATGGCACGCCGGCAGAACGCTGGCTGCGGCTCGCGCGTCCGTTCGTACCCAGCGCGCCGAAGGAGATCGCCGCATTGCCGCGCGGCGCGCGCCTGCGCCTGGCCTTGCAGGAACTCGGGCCGATCTTCGTCAAGTTCGGGCAGATCCTGTCGACGCGCCGCGACCTGATTCCCGAGGACATCGCGGTCGAACTCGCGCTGCTGCAGGATCAGGTCGCGCCGTTCGACGGCGACACCGCGCGCGAATTGGTCGAAGCCGCACTCGGCCGCCCGGTCAGCGAAGCGTTCGCGTCGTTCGATACCGCGCCGCTGGCTTCGGCGAGCATCGCGCAGGTGCATGCGGCGACGATGTCCGACGGCCGCGAGGTAGTGGTGAAGGTGCTTCGCCCCGACATCGAAAAGCAGATCGCAGCCGACGTGTCGCTGCTGAAGTGGATCGCCGGCATCGTCGATCGCACCCATCCGAACGCGGACAAGATCCGCCCGCGCGAAGTCGTCGCCGAAGTCGAGAACACGCTCGCCGCCGAACTCGACCTGCAGCGCGAAGCCGCGAACGCTTCCGTGCTGCGCCGCAACTGGCTGGGTTCGCCCGACCTGTTCGTGCCCGAGCCGATCTGGTCGCACACCGCGCAGCGCGCGATGACGATGGAGCGCGTGCGCGGCATTCCGTCCGACGACATCGTCGCGCTCGACGCCGCCGGCATCGACCGCAAGGCGCTGGCGGCCAAGGGCGTGCGCGTGTTCTACCAGCAGGTGTTCCGCGACAATTTCTTCCACGCCGACGCGCACGCCGGCAACATCTGGGTCGACCCCGATCCGACGCGCAAGTCCGATCCGCGCTTCATCGCGCTCGATTTCGGCATCGTCGGCCAGCTCTCCAGCGAGGACCAGTACTACCTCGCCGAGAACTTCATGGCGATCTTCCAGCGCGACTACCGGCGAATCGCCGAGCTGCACGTGCAGGCTGGATGGATGCCTTCGCACATCCGCATCGATGAGCTGGAAGCCGCCGCGCGCGCGGTGTGTGAACCGTATTTCACGCGTCCGTTGAGCGAAATCTCGCTGGCCGAAGTGCTGGTGAAACTGTTCCGCACCGCGCAGCGCTACGAGCTCACCCTGCAGCCGCAGTTGATCCTGCTGCAGAAAACCCTGCTCAACATCGAAGGCGTCGGTCGCCAGCTCGATCCGGACATCGATATCTGGGCAGTGGCCAAGCCGGTCCTCGAAAAAATCCTGGTCGAACGCTACAGCCCGCAGCGACTGCTCGGCGAATTCCGCAAGCGCCTTCCGGAAATGGTGACGCACGCGCCGGACATGCCGCAGCTGCTGCACGCCTGGCTTCAGCAGCAGGTGGAAGGCAAACACGAACTGGCGATGCGCTCGCGCGACGTGCGCGAGATCGCGCAACAGATCGCGGGCATGCAGCGGCGGATCGTGGCCGCGATCCTGGGCGTGGGGCTGCTGATCATCGCCGCGGTGCTGTACGCGCTCGAAGCCGGCGGCCCGCACTGGCTGGGCGTGCCGGTCTCGACCTGGATCGCCGGACTCGGTGGCGTGTGGGCGCTGCTCGCGGCGTGGCCGCGGCGGCAATGA
- a CDS encoding Rossmann-fold NAD(P)-binding domain-containing protein produces MKILVTGGGGRAVALARATKVRALLRAPVMDDRQEHSTMDGSEEG; encoded by the coding sequence ATGAAAATCCTCGTCACCGGTGGCGGTGGGCGAGCAGTAGCGCTTGCACGCGCCACCAAGGTGCGTGCGCTGCTGCGAGCGCCGGTCATGGATGACCGGCAGGAGCACAGCACCATGGATGGTTCGGAGGAAGGATGA